A segment of the Nilaparvata lugens isolate BPH chromosome X, ASM1435652v1, whole genome shotgun sequence genome:
AGGCGAGTACTGTACGACCACTTCTGCGACTTGTAGCAGCCAACCTGCCTGATTCGACCACTGACGACAAGTTTGGTTTTGGGCTAAAACCTGACTGGACCCAGGAACATCACGAAGAGGACCAGGAAGAGCAAGAGCACCTTGAGTAAGGCTTGagaaggcctttctcgacccctAGATACCGATCCTGGCCGCAGGAGACAGCCGGTGACCGAGCGGTTAGACTCGGTGACCGCCAGTGATGCCCGGTTCCAGGGCTCTTCTATCTTGTTAATTCCATCGGGAATAGCAAGTGGACCTCGAGTAAGACCTGGaaaggcctttctcgaccccgaGACACCGATCCTGGCCGCAGGAGACAGCCGGTTTCCGAGGTGAGGGACTCGGTGACTGCTAGTGACGCCCGGTTCCGAGGCTCTTCTACCTCGCTACTTCCATCGGGAATAGCAGGAGGACATCGACTAAGGCACGGGAAGGCCTTGCTCGACCCCGAGACGCCGATCCTGGCCGCCAGAAACAGACGGTGCCGGAGGTGAGGAACCAGGTGAGCAGCCGCGACGCCCAGTTCCGAGGCTCTTCTACCTTGCTACTTCTATcgggaatagcaagaggacctcgagtaaggcttagGAACGCCTTTCTCGTCCCCGAGACGCCAGTCCTTATAGCCAGAAACAGCCGGTGCCCGAGGtgagggacccggtgaccagccACGATGCCCGGATCCAGGGCTCTTCTACCTTGCTAATTCCATcgggaatagcaagaggacATCTAGTGACGATTGGGAACGCTTTTCCCGTCCCGGAGACCATACCCACGGAAGACACCAGATCGTTCCTACTCCTATCACTCCCCGCCCAACCCTGttaggcagtgcgaaagcacggcccctctttcctaaaagaagGAATCACTTCAACAAGGTACTCAAGGCCCTATTCcaacccccgactcgaacgagggtggttgacggacacCACGCCAAGcctcccgtcccctgctgcggcccaccccagacgccgactgagtctagccggcccagagcgacactgggaattctAGTAGAAGAAAGTGTGGGCCAAAATCTACTCAGAAAGTTACCAAAGATCTAGGGATCCAGAGCTACATCCAACTAGTTTAGTTCTGGACATAGAACGATGGAAAGCTGCCTACCAATCGAATGATTGAagctgaagaagaaaaataacattGCATACAAATTTCAAAAGTAAAAACATCCGATGTAACAAATAGTAATTcgcaatacatttttataaacataATCTATTGTGAAATCCAGTGATACTGTGTGCAACCCTTATTCATAGCATTATCTCACAAAACGTTTTCTCCATTATAGTTATTGGAAACAaagttttttaaattatcattattgttaCTATTATCTAACGGTTGTTTACAGGTTGATTTCTACAGGTTTTCAATTAGCTGGCCTCGTATATTGCCTAATGGAGACATATCAAATATCAATCAAGCCggtattgattattataataaagtaaTTAACAAACTTATCGAAAATGGAATCAAGCCAATGGTGAGTActgatttaaattatttatcgTTACCACTATTCTTATTAAGGACATTATGCTTATAGCCTGGATGCACCTTGACCTGTTTATGTAAAACATAATAAGAGATTACATATATCCTCTAAAGACCGTTGGAACACGGAACGACTGACCGCTCTTTGTATGTACACACCCTTAGGTGATTAAGAAGCGGTCAACTTCTTCTAGTCATGTTTTATTCTTGACACGAATAATCTAGATTCAACCCACATTAGAGATCTGACGAAGCATCAATatctggaaaaatacttttgataCTGGTAGGGTGAACTAATATAATTTAACAAATTAAGgacaattatttgaaacaaatcattcaaagatttatcaaaaatccaTGATTGGTCACTTATATTTCATACAAGTTTTACACTGTATTTCATAATGCGGATTCGATTTTAATGTCTAAAACTGAAGGTGAAAACTGTcaattttcaacatttcaatcTTATAAATTGAATGTTCAGTCCATAAGAATTAAGAACTCTGAAGCAGTGTATACAGGCTAAAGCGCCGCGAACACACGCCATATATGCTTCTAATAAACTGATGATATGCTAGAATATGAGAGGGAAAATTTCACATGTTAGAACTATTAAAATCATTaaatgtaaaatgaataattattgcatcAGTGCTTAAACCATGTTCTATCCGATCTAAAATTATGTTATTTGAATTGTTATTCATATTATAGTGTTACTTCATAGTTTTTTAATCGAATAAACTATTACCCTTTTTGGTGTTTTCACTGACACGATATGTTTCAACAATGTGCTTTatcattttgaataaataaatcaataaaatgatgCAATTTTGAAGAGTCAATAtcataatcaaatatatttttaacgTATGAAGAGCAGCGTTTTTTTATCTTTTAATGTTTCAGGTGAAGTGGTGGTGCACAATAAATGAGCCACATCTGCATGCTGTTTTTGGGCATGGTCAAGCTGCTCCTGATCTACCAACGCATGCCCCAGGCTTGAATTACACTGGAACTGCTGAATATCTagctggaaaaacattattACTTTCGCATGCTAGAGCTTACCGGCTATACGAAAAAAACTATTTGAAGAAATACGGAGGTACGTTCaccaatttttcatttttatattttttcaatgtgcGTGAAAGTCGAATGATACACCGAATCAATTTCACATACTAAATTAAGTTGAGATTTACACTgaagtttgaaaataatagaaaagcgTGATTCTATAACGTCAATAGCCTACCGTACGTAAATAAACAGGTGTTTTCAACCATATATTGAATGTGCTACACtatggagaaaaaaaaatattatgaaaagcTATCAGACGAGAAATGTAGATAAACATAAATGTCAAATAGGCCTACttgaatgaatttaatattcttgtaaTACACACAAATAGAACCTTGTTCATGAGCAAATGTAAAGAATGATTATAAAGTTACATATATTTTTGTAACATGACAAGAGTATTATGATACATATATGTTTCAAGAGACAGAAAATAACAAACTTATTGTATGCTGTGTGAATTTAAAGGAGCAACTTCCATTTCCCCTACGAGCTTGAATCattgaaatgtttcaattattaattattttaataaatatcatAGATCTATTTAAACTTATGTATTACAAACATCTTTCACAAAAACAACATATTCATTCTTGTAGCATACAAGATACTAAACAATTTATGCAAAATAATGAGTTTTGACGCAACCAATTCAAGTAAAACTTGTGAGTTGGCTGTGATCAGCAGAAGTTGCTCATCACATGCAATAGTTATTTACAAAATGAACAACAAACAGATGAATTTACTCACTAACAAGAGAATGATTGCATGAGGTATCTggtaaaaatttaatatttaaaaaggaATCTAACCAGAATAAAATGTATGAACCGGAAGGAAACTTATGCAACAATGGATAATAAATTTACATATAATACATTTAgtgataattataatgataattagaTTGAAACAATACCTAGTGATAAATTGTGACTCTTGCAATACCCATCACAATCAAGGCAGTATGATCAATACTATGACAATCCACTACTTTAAGTACATTCTAATAAGATATAGAcgtcaaaagaaaaaaaatactatTCATCAGGTATTATCTATTTACAGTGAAATGTGTCGTAATGTATTTAATGATTTCGAATGCCggtattttgttattaaaaactcGAAGAAATCATTTTTTGAGCATACAGTGTTAATTTTGAATGATCTAGTTGTGTGTCAAATCTTTTTGCAGGTAAATTAGGTATTGTTCTTGATACATTCTACTACCGGCAGTCATCTACATCGAAAAGTGATATGGAAGCTGCTGAgagagcaaaagcttttgaGGTGAAACTATCCAACTTTTtggataaatttcaataattaataaaattatcaatattctgtATTTGTTGATGCCGCAGCTAGAACGTATTCATTCGCTCATTGACTTCCAGAAGGCAGAAgagtttctattattttaattctttatctattttattgcaCTCTATTTTATAGGCGTTTTTGGATATATTCTTGCAATTCTGTCTCTGagctaataaatatttttagtaGGCCTATGCTATATTTATATTCTAAAATCAGAAGACAAGTAATGGTAACTTAGGAGCGTATCTATAATTGATTTTGGAGCGTGCTCAGCCAAGTAGGGTTTTTTGCATGGCAACCATTGACAgaaatcaatagaaataattgaacCTGCCACTATAAGTTATTTAGAATCGTTCTGATTGGTTCACTAAAGCGTGCTTGGCTAACCATGCTTGAAAATCgtctataaaattaatatttaatgcATATTTGATACATATAGTACGGCCCTAGATTTTACAATAGCGACAGTCTTATGAGAATTAACGataaaatattatcttattttttctcaattctaGTATGGATGGTTTCTCAACCCTATATTCAGTGAAGAAGGCGGCTACCCATCATTGATGACAAAGAGGATATCGGAAAATAgtgaaaaagaaggaagaagacgaTCTAGACTACCTGAGTTGACAAAAGAAGATATTCATCTCATTAAAGGTGGGAgatttaaattttccaatacaCTTCAAGGATTTCAGGGTGTAATAGTTGAGCAAATGATATtgttttcagattgatttctacaatattaagcaggtttgatgcctaagtgagatcggactccccaatattattgtgaatatatAGAATCCGCCACAGGACATGGATGTTTTTTAAGTTGATATTATGCATTCGGTGCGCTAATATCAATTCTCAATTCAATATCAACCAAAGTACAATGTGagagaatacaaaataataagacaattataaatatgataGTAATATACAACATGCAACATAATCTAACATTACAAATTCAATAAAGCAAACCAACAGCAATTGGAAACGATAATAGAAGGCTTGTAGTGCTATAGAAGTCTGTAATAGGGATTATACAGAGAGTTAATAAGAGGTCACAtacatttccaattttcaaaacaatgaATATCCTACTACTTCGACACACTTTTGTACTGAGGGTTCTGTCTTTATTCTATCAATTAGGCCTAAGTGGTAACAGATCAGTTTCAGTATAAACAATGATGTTGAAACTTCTGTTGTAACACAACGAACTACTTAAATTATTGTTAAGCTTCCTAAATCGAATTGTACTACGTTCTAGAggtgttttctttttctcttactCCGTATCTTACTCCAACCTGATTTGAGAAGAATAAATACCCATAAGCAATTCGTGCATAAAACTTTGGCTATGGCTTCAAACGCCAGTTGAGGTTAAAAGTTTCTTCAAGGCTCAAGATGATAAGCTTCAATATAAATTTACTGATCTAATCAACCTTGTATTAATTACTAAAATATTCCATCAATTGTTGACTGTGtaatacatttttgttttgatgtTGTCACTGATAAATATCATTTTACTGAATTATTTTCAACCTATTTTACTATTTCTAACATTATGCTATTTTATTACTTCAGTGTGGAATCGattgttatttctattatattGTTCCTCTATAGATTGAAATTCCTAAATCGTTCTCTTTTCTACTAATGGGTGAAGTTATTAGTAATAATAACAATAGTTAATGCTAAGAGAAATCCTTGttttgtatgtatgtgtgtatatgTATGTGCGAGCTCGCACTCAATCATCTTCATTACATCATACTTTAATTTCCAACTCCTTCTCCTATTAAATCTTCATCtttacatattaataataatgtaacttACTGTATTTTTTGTGAGTAGAAGGTATCTTGTTCACTTGTAGCTTGTCATTGTTGTCAAtctatatttttgtgaatattttgtatgaatttcgagtgaataaatttgttctcatttgattttttttaaatatacaattataataaaaaatattgtttattgtattattatagaACATGGAGTAAAATGATAGTACTGTAAATTTAATGTATGATATAACatagtaaatattgtaataattattgtatacgGAGTCATTTTCAAATCCTTTTTGATTCCTTCTGTATGATGATAACGCTCATGAGGTATTATGATGGATTCCAGGATCATCAGATTTCCTTGGATTGAATCACTATACAACGTACTACGTGGAAGACATGATAGCTGTCAATAAAAATCCATCGTATTATACTGATGCAGCATTCAAATCAGTACCGAATTTAGAAACTAAAACAGCTGAACCTACTTGGATCAAGGTAATATTCTCAATATTTAGGGGAACATTGtaaaaatatcatatttcatGAGAGAAAGTAATTTTAGAAGGAGTATTTTCAGCTATACAGAACGTTTAGCTAGAGTCTAAAAACGTTGTGTAGAGAGAGATTCTGCCAAAACGTTTCCTGGAACGATTGAACGTGAGATTTCAAACTCGATACATAAGCAGGTTTTGTTTAGGTGTTAATTTGGAGGGTTCCTTTTCTTCAGTTTATCAATGCATTCTTCTAGATTTTCAAGTAGATTGGAACTTGAAAGAGAAGATATGagtgtttttcaagttttttacatTACTC
Coding sequences within it:
- the LOC111046955 gene encoding myrosinase 1, translating into MLSTRVESLLDLSRMITPPLALLLITVSLLRASSVRGEHFSGSKACSNMSMKLPESFLLGVGSSSYQIEGAAFEDDKGESIWDKFVRTRTDLIVDGSNGDIACDSYHKYEEDIEILKDMGVDFYRFSISWPRILPNGDISNINQAGIDYYNKVINKLIENGIKPMVSTDLNYLSLPLFLLRTLCLYFTLAAFFYLLMFQVKWWCTINEPHLHAVFGHGQAAPDLPTHAPGLNYTGTAEYLAGKTLLLSHARAYRLYEKNYLKKYGGKLGIVLDTFYYRQSSTSKSDMEAAERAKAFEYGWFLNPIFSEEGGYPSLMTKRISENSEKEGRRRSRLPELTKEDIHLIKGSSDFLGLNHYTTYYVEDMIAVNKNPSYYTDAAFKSVPNLETKTAEPTWIKVEPEGFRELLVWIKHAYNNPTVIITENGCGDAESINDYNKIDYHKQYLKVVIEAIEEDKCNIIGYSAWSLMDSFEWTSGYTEKFGFYHVDFTDPNRKRTPKKSALFYKELTETRRLVV